The genomic stretch GCATTCCACCGGTTTCACCTCCTTTCCGCTCTATTGTGCCTTGAAGGAATAATACTATCCCTATTTATTGCTCTTTCCCTATGAACGCTACAACTTGACTCAACCAACTTTTCAGCATCTCCAATACTTCTGCTTGCATTTTCAGCCTGCGAAGCAAG from Hippoglossus stenolepis mitochondrion, complete genome encodes the following:
- the ND4L gene encoding NADH dehydrogenase subunit 4L, whose translation is MTPTHFAFSSAFLLGLTGLAFHRFHLLSALLCLEGMMLSLFIALSLWTLQLDSTNFSASPMLLLAFSACEASAGLALLVATARTHGTDRLQSLNLLQC